A genomic region of Miscanthus floridulus cultivar M001 chromosome 3, ASM1932011v1, whole genome shotgun sequence contains the following coding sequences:
- the LOC136541733 gene encoding uncharacterized protein isoform X2, with product MTCIMSASKQNKRQTNCTNSEQCRPGKKTKLDSSHCLVSLKPHIGLKWDQYLRKVVPEKEQVGILWSDMAPFMESQKHCSGLADVTYVPPETFSLKSLRGVLSYEVWSTSLTEAERKFLIQFLPSEPDAEENVYSLLTGKNHHFENPFLSWSSSLCYGDIHPDALLNKEKHIKKDEKAYHVNLLNYHSNMVETLKNWRKRWLSCGDTENLFRDNPGNQMQGVMQLKATKSGMPMKVAQRIDVSKFMSYIKVSRTQLNHIKRLKQSGDGIQTKHVSRVIGGLDKSHVKPYGALLEDEQRRLHEHWLKMSCNDLPASFEVLRARKVRMEKSRKLLGLELEQKNVSVLRKADQLTDKMKGLGQPGASENDGTPVFQNDQVECSPQSLLQGGHDQSTLQDQDDEQSVYHIHCMNVEDHDLMVVRGIDITSQSEQNSDAPDQNRNGVSCVDKGIYCCANNPDKQSEVLMDIKLCKDGLLVDNPDCKNMQLEDLDGVSYKGPSVHAYEQDQDLENIGHAVVNHNCHHSQNISSETSHPKMTTVIGQDETENVMIPSCSSSQLPKSSAEQMHVQDFLDLNDQAAKVEKVRWQLAGPLQSHYRPLENITYNGSGDVQIKQPYLSSGQHNSSVYLNNVILSQQQPQLATSAFPVDNPASVIEPFSNLQSNGQLGTAKDIGAVSYPFRHANSMKQSTGLHCLVNKRLAQSAPFPRLLQEQHQLIDQSDNGLYAQLHEDYYTDVSFPTKVNLPISEQHSYAAFDSMDHRYNWFPQGSQSHNNNDNLLGLQSGNCTDGTLFSAISQYKQPSVHMGHGESSHSQLIEPRNQCGPPQNFLSRSQDTNPTFPDMYGFTQNMASGTSSQVAPVGSLDSSHWTNFIQQNPGMPSDFTNRPFRGPWTR from the exons ATGACCTGTATAATGTCAGCAAGCAAGCAAAATAAACGACAGACAAATTGTACCAACTCAGAGCAGTGCAGGCCGGGGAAGAAAACAAAATTGGACTCATCTCATTGTCTAGTGAGTTTGAAGCCTCATATCGGTCTTAAATGGGACCAATATTTGAGGAAAGTTGTGCCAGAGAAGGAACAAGTTGGAATTTTGTGGTCAGACATGGCCCCTTTCATGGAAAGCCAGAAACATTGCTCAGGCCTTGCTGATGTTACATATGTTCCTCCAGAGACTTTCTCTCTTAAGAGCCTGAGAGGTGTGCTATCCTATGAG GTATGGTCTACATCTCTTACAGAAGCCGAGAGAAAATTTCTCATACAATTTCTTCCAAGCGAGCCTGATGCAGAAGAAAATGTATATTCGTTGCTTacaggaaaaaatcatcactttGAAAATCCTTTCCTCAGCTG GTCATCTTCTCTTTGCTATGGTGATATTCATCCTGATGCACTACTTAACAAGGAGAAGCACATAAAAAAGGATGAGAAGGCATATCATGTTAACTTGCTTAACTACCATTCCAA CATGGTTGAAACCTTGAAGAATTGGAGGAAGAGATGGCTAAGTTGTGGTGATACAGAGAATTTGTTCAG GGATAACCCTGGTAATCAGATGCAAGGAGTTATGCAGCTGAAAGCTACTAAGAGTGGAATGCCCATGAAGGTTGCACAAAGAATTGATGTTTCAAAGTTTATGTCATACATCAAG GTCAGTAGAACACAGCTCAACCATATAAAGAGACTGAAGCAATCTGGGGATGGTATTCAGACCAAGCATGTTTCACGTGTAATTGGTGGCCTTGATAAATCCCATGTAAAACCATATGGAGCTTTATTAGAGGATGAACAGAGGAGACTGCACGAGCATTG GTTGAAAATGTCTTGCAATGATTTACCTGCTTCCTTTGAGGTTCTTAGGGCAAGGAAGGTGCGGATGGAGAAATCAAGAAAGTTATTAGGCCTTGAGCTTGAACAGAAGAATGTATCTGTCTTGAGAAAG GCAGACCAGTTAACAGACAAAATGAAAGGGCTAGGACAACCTGGTGCTAGTGAAAATGACGGTACCCCAGTTTTTCAAAATGACCAGGTAGAATGCTCACCTCAAAGTTTATTGCAAGGTGGGCATGATCAGAGCACTCTTCAAGATCAGGATGATGAGCAGTCTGTTTACCATATTCACTGTATGAATGTGGAAGATCATGATCTCATGGTTGTCAGGGGTATAGACATAACTAGTCAGAGTGAGCAAAACTCTGATGCGCCAGATCAAAATCGTAATGGTGTCAGCTGCGTAGATAAAGGCATTTACTGCTGTGCCAACAACCCTGATAAGCAGAGTGAAGTTCTCATGGACATCAAATTGTGTAAAGATGGACTGCTTGTTGACAATCCTGACTGCAAAAATATGCAACTAGAAGATCTTGATGGAGTTTCTTACAAAGGTCCATCAGTTCATGCTTATGAGCAAGATCAGGACCTGGAAAACATTGGCCATGCTGTTGTGAACCACAATTGTCACCATAGTCAAAATATTTCTTCAGAAACGAGTCATCCAAAGATGACCACTGTAATTGGCCAAGATGAGACTGAGAACGTTATGATACCATCGTGCAGTTCTTCACAACTACCTAAATCCTCTGCAGAACAAATGCATGTGCAAGACTTTCTGGATCTAAATGACCAAGCAGCAAAAGTTGAGAAAGTCAGATGGCAGTTGGCAGGCCCTCTTCAGTCCCATTATCGCCCTCTAGAGAATATAACGTATAATGGCTCAGGTGACGTGCAGATTAAACAGCCTTATCTCTCTTCAGGACAACATAATTCTTCAGTTTACTTGAATAATGTTATTTTAAGTCAGCAGCAACCTCAACTTGCCACATCTGCTTTTCCAGTGGACAATCCAGCATCAGTTATTGAACCTTTCTCAAATCTGCAGAGCAATGGTCAGCTCGGGACAGCAAAGGACATTGGAGCAGTCTCCTATCCCTTTCGGCATGCAAATAGCATGAAACAGTCAACTGGTTTGCATTGTTTGGTGAATAAACGTTTGGCTCAATCTGCTCCATTTCCCAGGTTGTTGCAGGAGCAGCATCAGTTAATCGATCAGAGTGACAATGGCCTCTATGCACAACTTCACGAGGATTACTACACGGATGTGAGTTTTCCAACTAAAGTAAACCTTCCAATCTCTGAACAACATTCTTATGCTGCTTTTGATTCGATGGATCATAGGTATAACTGGTTCCCCCAGGGCAGCCAGTCACATAATAATAATGATAATCTGTTGGGGTTGCAGTCGGGTAACTGC ACCGATGGAACTCTGTTCAGCGCCATATCCCAGTACAAGCAGCCATCAGTACACATGGGACATggtgagtcaagccacagccaacTCATTGAGCCAAGGAATCAATGTGGTCCACCTCAGAATTTTCTTTCCAGGAGTCAAGACACAAACCCTACTTTTCCGGATATGTATGGCTTCACCCAGAATATGGCCAGTGGCACAAGCAGTCAGGTAGCACCTGTAGGGTCTCTGGATAGCTCACATTGGACAAACTTCATACAACAAAATCCTGGAATGCCGTCTGACTTTACAAACAGGCCATTCCGAGGGCCCTGGACCAGATAA
- the LOC136541733 gene encoding uncharacterized protein isoform X1: protein MTCIMSASKQNKRQTNCTNSEQCRPGKKTKLDSSHCLVSLKPHIGLKWDQYLRKVVPEKEQVGILWSDMAPFMESQKHCSGLADVTYVPPETFSLKSLRGVLSYEVWSTSLTEAERKFLIQFLPSEPDAEENVYSLLTGKNHHFENPFLSWSSSLCYGDIHPDALLNKEKHIKKDEKAYHVNLLNYHSNMVETLKNWRKRWLSCGDTENLFRDNPGNQMQGVMQLKATKSGMPMKVAQRIDVSKFMSYIKVSRTQLNHIKRLKQSGDGIQTKHVSRVIGGLDKSHVKPYGALLEDEQRRLHEHWLKMSCNDLPASFEVLRARKVRMEKSRKLLGLELEQKNVSVLRKADQLTDKMKGLGQPGASENDGTPVFQNDQVECSPQSLLQGGHDQSTLQDQDDEQSVYHIHCMNVEDHDLMVVRGIDITSQSEQNSDAPDQNRNGVSCVDKGIYCCANNPDKQSEVLMDIKLCKDGLLVDNPDCKNMQLEDLDGVSYKGPSVHAYEQDQDLENIGHAVVNHNCHHSQNISSETSHPKMTTVIGQDETENVMIPSCSSSQLPKSSAEQMHVQDFLDLNDQAAKVEKVRWQLAGPLQSHYRPLENITYNGSGDVQIKQPYLSSGQHNSSVYLNNVILSQQQPQLATSAFPVDNPASVIEPFSNLQSNGQLGTAKDIGAVSYPFRHANSMKQSTGLHCLVNKRLAQSAPFPRLLQEQHQLIDQSDNGLYAQLHEDYYTDVSFPTKVNLPISEQHSYAAFDSMDHRYNWFPQGSQSHNNNDNLLGLQSGNCLPQALPSGSSTDGTLFSAISQYKQPSVHMGHGESSHSQLIEPRNQCGPPQNFLSRSQDTNPTFPDMYGFTQNMASGTSSQVAPVGSLDSSHWTNFIQQNPGMPSDFTNRPFRGPWTR from the exons ATGACCTGTATAATGTCAGCAAGCAAGCAAAATAAACGACAGACAAATTGTACCAACTCAGAGCAGTGCAGGCCGGGGAAGAAAACAAAATTGGACTCATCTCATTGTCTAGTGAGTTTGAAGCCTCATATCGGTCTTAAATGGGACCAATATTTGAGGAAAGTTGTGCCAGAGAAGGAACAAGTTGGAATTTTGTGGTCAGACATGGCCCCTTTCATGGAAAGCCAGAAACATTGCTCAGGCCTTGCTGATGTTACATATGTTCCTCCAGAGACTTTCTCTCTTAAGAGCCTGAGAGGTGTGCTATCCTATGAG GTATGGTCTACATCTCTTACAGAAGCCGAGAGAAAATTTCTCATACAATTTCTTCCAAGCGAGCCTGATGCAGAAGAAAATGTATATTCGTTGCTTacaggaaaaaatcatcactttGAAAATCCTTTCCTCAGCTG GTCATCTTCTCTTTGCTATGGTGATATTCATCCTGATGCACTACTTAACAAGGAGAAGCACATAAAAAAGGATGAGAAGGCATATCATGTTAACTTGCTTAACTACCATTCCAA CATGGTTGAAACCTTGAAGAATTGGAGGAAGAGATGGCTAAGTTGTGGTGATACAGAGAATTTGTTCAG GGATAACCCTGGTAATCAGATGCAAGGAGTTATGCAGCTGAAAGCTACTAAGAGTGGAATGCCCATGAAGGTTGCACAAAGAATTGATGTTTCAAAGTTTATGTCATACATCAAG GTCAGTAGAACACAGCTCAACCATATAAAGAGACTGAAGCAATCTGGGGATGGTATTCAGACCAAGCATGTTTCACGTGTAATTGGTGGCCTTGATAAATCCCATGTAAAACCATATGGAGCTTTATTAGAGGATGAACAGAGGAGACTGCACGAGCATTG GTTGAAAATGTCTTGCAATGATTTACCTGCTTCCTTTGAGGTTCTTAGGGCAAGGAAGGTGCGGATGGAGAAATCAAGAAAGTTATTAGGCCTTGAGCTTGAACAGAAGAATGTATCTGTCTTGAGAAAG GCAGACCAGTTAACAGACAAAATGAAAGGGCTAGGACAACCTGGTGCTAGTGAAAATGACGGTACCCCAGTTTTTCAAAATGACCAGGTAGAATGCTCACCTCAAAGTTTATTGCAAGGTGGGCATGATCAGAGCACTCTTCAAGATCAGGATGATGAGCAGTCTGTTTACCATATTCACTGTATGAATGTGGAAGATCATGATCTCATGGTTGTCAGGGGTATAGACATAACTAGTCAGAGTGAGCAAAACTCTGATGCGCCAGATCAAAATCGTAATGGTGTCAGCTGCGTAGATAAAGGCATTTACTGCTGTGCCAACAACCCTGATAAGCAGAGTGAAGTTCTCATGGACATCAAATTGTGTAAAGATGGACTGCTTGTTGACAATCCTGACTGCAAAAATATGCAACTAGAAGATCTTGATGGAGTTTCTTACAAAGGTCCATCAGTTCATGCTTATGAGCAAGATCAGGACCTGGAAAACATTGGCCATGCTGTTGTGAACCACAATTGTCACCATAGTCAAAATATTTCTTCAGAAACGAGTCATCCAAAGATGACCACTGTAATTGGCCAAGATGAGACTGAGAACGTTATGATACCATCGTGCAGTTCTTCACAACTACCTAAATCCTCTGCAGAACAAATGCATGTGCAAGACTTTCTGGATCTAAATGACCAAGCAGCAAAAGTTGAGAAAGTCAGATGGCAGTTGGCAGGCCCTCTTCAGTCCCATTATCGCCCTCTAGAGAATATAACGTATAATGGCTCAGGTGACGTGCAGATTAAACAGCCTTATCTCTCTTCAGGACAACATAATTCTTCAGTTTACTTGAATAATGTTATTTTAAGTCAGCAGCAACCTCAACTTGCCACATCTGCTTTTCCAGTGGACAATCCAGCATCAGTTATTGAACCTTTCTCAAATCTGCAGAGCAATGGTCAGCTCGGGACAGCAAAGGACATTGGAGCAGTCTCCTATCCCTTTCGGCATGCAAATAGCATGAAACAGTCAACTGGTTTGCATTGTTTGGTGAATAAACGTTTGGCTCAATCTGCTCCATTTCCCAGGTTGTTGCAGGAGCAGCATCAGTTAATCGATCAGAGTGACAATGGCCTCTATGCACAACTTCACGAGGATTACTACACGGATGTGAGTTTTCCAACTAAAGTAAACCTTCCAATCTCTGAACAACATTCTTATGCTGCTTTTGATTCGATGGATCATAGGTATAACTGGTTCCCCCAGGGCAGCCAGTCACATAATAATAATGATAATCTGTTGGGGTTGCAGTCGGGTAACTGCTTACCCCAGGCCTTACCTAGTGGAAGCAGCACCGATGGAACTCTGTTCAGCGCCATATCCCAGTACAAGCAGCCATCAGTACACATGGGACATggtgagtcaagccacagccaacTCATTGAGCCAAGGAATCAATGTGGTCCACCTCAGAATTTTCTTTCCAGGAGTCAAGACACAAACCCTACTTTTCCGGATATGTATGGCTTCACCCAGAATATGGCCAGTGGCACAAGCAGTCAGGTAGCACCTGTAGGGTCTCTGGATAGCTCACATTGGACAAACTTCATACAACAAAATCCTGGAATGCCGTCTGACTTTACAAACAGGCCATTCCGAGGGCCCTGGACCAGATAA
- the LOC136541733 gene encoding uncharacterized protein isoform X3 produces the protein MTCIMSASKQNKRQTNCTNSEQCRPGKKTKLDSSHCLVSLKPHIGLKWDQYLRKVVPEKEQVGILWSDMAPFMESQKHCSGLADVTYVPPETFSLKSLRGVLSYEVWSTSLTEAERKFLIQFLPSEPDAEENVYSLLTGKNHHFENPFLSWSSSLCYGDIHPDALLNKEKHIKKDEKAYHVNLLNYHSNMVETLKNWRKRWLSCGDTENLFRDNPGNQMQGVMQLKATKSGMPMKVAQRIDVSKFMSYIKVSRTQLNHIKRLKQSGDGIQTKHVSRVIGGLDKSHVKPYGALLEDEQRRLHEHWARKVRMEKSRKLLGLELEQKNVSVLRKADQLTDKMKGLGQPGASENDGTPVFQNDQVECSPQSLLQGGHDQSTLQDQDDEQSVYHIHCMNVEDHDLMVVRGIDITSQSEQNSDAPDQNRNGVSCVDKGIYCCANNPDKQSEVLMDIKLCKDGLLVDNPDCKNMQLEDLDGVSYKGPSVHAYEQDQDLENIGHAVVNHNCHHSQNISSETSHPKMTTVIGQDETENVMIPSCSSSQLPKSSAEQMHVQDFLDLNDQAAKVEKVRWQLAGPLQSHYRPLENITYNGSGDVQIKQPYLSSGQHNSSVYLNNVILSQQQPQLATSAFPVDNPASVIEPFSNLQSNGQLGTAKDIGAVSYPFRHANSMKQSTGLHCLVNKRLAQSAPFPRLLQEQHQLIDQSDNGLYAQLHEDYYTDVSFPTKVNLPISEQHSYAAFDSMDHRYNWFPQGSQSHNNNDNLLGLQSGNCLPQALPSGSSTDGTLFSAISQYKQPSVHMGHGESSHSQLIEPRNQCGPPQNFLSRSQDTNPTFPDMYGFTQNMASGTSSQVAPVGSLDSSHWTNFIQQNPGMPSDFTNRPFRGPWTR, from the exons ATGACCTGTATAATGTCAGCAAGCAAGCAAAATAAACGACAGACAAATTGTACCAACTCAGAGCAGTGCAGGCCGGGGAAGAAAACAAAATTGGACTCATCTCATTGTCTAGTGAGTTTGAAGCCTCATATCGGTCTTAAATGGGACCAATATTTGAGGAAAGTTGTGCCAGAGAAGGAACAAGTTGGAATTTTGTGGTCAGACATGGCCCCTTTCATGGAAAGCCAGAAACATTGCTCAGGCCTTGCTGATGTTACATATGTTCCTCCAGAGACTTTCTCTCTTAAGAGCCTGAGAGGTGTGCTATCCTATGAG GTATGGTCTACATCTCTTACAGAAGCCGAGAGAAAATTTCTCATACAATTTCTTCCAAGCGAGCCTGATGCAGAAGAAAATGTATATTCGTTGCTTacaggaaaaaatcatcactttGAAAATCCTTTCCTCAGCTG GTCATCTTCTCTTTGCTATGGTGATATTCATCCTGATGCACTACTTAACAAGGAGAAGCACATAAAAAAGGATGAGAAGGCATATCATGTTAACTTGCTTAACTACCATTCCAA CATGGTTGAAACCTTGAAGAATTGGAGGAAGAGATGGCTAAGTTGTGGTGATACAGAGAATTTGTTCAG GGATAACCCTGGTAATCAGATGCAAGGAGTTATGCAGCTGAAAGCTACTAAGAGTGGAATGCCCATGAAGGTTGCACAAAGAATTGATGTTTCAAAGTTTATGTCATACATCAAG GTCAGTAGAACACAGCTCAACCATATAAAGAGACTGAAGCAATCTGGGGATGGTATTCAGACCAAGCATGTTTCACGTGTAATTGGTGGCCTTGATAAATCCCATGTAAAACCATATGGAGCTTTATTAGAGGATGAACAGAGGAGACTGCACGAGCATTG GGCAAGGAAGGTGCGGATGGAGAAATCAAGAAAGTTATTAGGCCTTGAGCTTGAACAGAAGAATGTATCTGTCTTGAGAAAG GCAGACCAGTTAACAGACAAAATGAAAGGGCTAGGACAACCTGGTGCTAGTGAAAATGACGGTACCCCAGTTTTTCAAAATGACCAGGTAGAATGCTCACCTCAAAGTTTATTGCAAGGTGGGCATGATCAGAGCACTCTTCAAGATCAGGATGATGAGCAGTCTGTTTACCATATTCACTGTATGAATGTGGAAGATCATGATCTCATGGTTGTCAGGGGTATAGACATAACTAGTCAGAGTGAGCAAAACTCTGATGCGCCAGATCAAAATCGTAATGGTGTCAGCTGCGTAGATAAAGGCATTTACTGCTGTGCCAACAACCCTGATAAGCAGAGTGAAGTTCTCATGGACATCAAATTGTGTAAAGATGGACTGCTTGTTGACAATCCTGACTGCAAAAATATGCAACTAGAAGATCTTGATGGAGTTTCTTACAAAGGTCCATCAGTTCATGCTTATGAGCAAGATCAGGACCTGGAAAACATTGGCCATGCTGTTGTGAACCACAATTGTCACCATAGTCAAAATATTTCTTCAGAAACGAGTCATCCAAAGATGACCACTGTAATTGGCCAAGATGAGACTGAGAACGTTATGATACCATCGTGCAGTTCTTCACAACTACCTAAATCCTCTGCAGAACAAATGCATGTGCAAGACTTTCTGGATCTAAATGACCAAGCAGCAAAAGTTGAGAAAGTCAGATGGCAGTTGGCAGGCCCTCTTCAGTCCCATTATCGCCCTCTAGAGAATATAACGTATAATGGCTCAGGTGACGTGCAGATTAAACAGCCTTATCTCTCTTCAGGACAACATAATTCTTCAGTTTACTTGAATAATGTTATTTTAAGTCAGCAGCAACCTCAACTTGCCACATCTGCTTTTCCAGTGGACAATCCAGCATCAGTTATTGAACCTTTCTCAAATCTGCAGAGCAATGGTCAGCTCGGGACAGCAAAGGACATTGGAGCAGTCTCCTATCCCTTTCGGCATGCAAATAGCATGAAACAGTCAACTGGTTTGCATTGTTTGGTGAATAAACGTTTGGCTCAATCTGCTCCATTTCCCAGGTTGTTGCAGGAGCAGCATCAGTTAATCGATCAGAGTGACAATGGCCTCTATGCACAACTTCACGAGGATTACTACACGGATGTGAGTTTTCCAACTAAAGTAAACCTTCCAATCTCTGAACAACATTCTTATGCTGCTTTTGATTCGATGGATCATAGGTATAACTGGTTCCCCCAGGGCAGCCAGTCACATAATAATAATGATAATCTGTTGGGGTTGCAGTCGGGTAACTGCTTACCCCAGGCCTTACCTAGTGGAAGCAGCACCGATGGAACTCTGTTCAGCGCCATATCCCAGTACAAGCAGCCATCAGTACACATGGGACATggtgagtcaagccacagccaacTCATTGAGCCAAGGAATCAATGTGGTCCACCTCAGAATTTTCTTTCCAGGAGTCAAGACACAAACCCTACTTTTCCGGATATGTATGGCTTCACCCAGAATATGGCCAGTGGCACAAGCAGTCAGGTAGCACCTGTAGGGTCTCTGGATAGCTCACATTGGACAAACTTCATACAACAAAATCCTGGAATGCCGTCTGACTTTACAAACAGGCCATTCCGAGGGCCCTGGACCAGATAA
- the LOC136541733 gene encoding uncharacterized protein isoform X5 has protein sequence MLRSSSLCYGDIHPDALLNKEKHIKKDEKAYHVNLLNYHSNMVETLKNWRKRWLSCGDTENLFRDNPGNQMQGVMQLKATKSGMPMKVAQRIDVSKFMSYIKVSRTQLNHIKRLKQSGDGIQTKHVSRVIGGLDKSHVKPYGALLEDEQRRLHEHWLKMSCNDLPASFEVLRARKVRMEKSRKLLGLELEQKNVSVLRKADQLTDKMKGLGQPGASENDGTPVFQNDQVECSPQSLLQGGHDQSTLQDQDDEQSVYHIHCMNVEDHDLMVVRGIDITSQSEQNSDAPDQNRNGVSCVDKGIYCCANNPDKQSEVLMDIKLCKDGLLVDNPDCKNMQLEDLDGVSYKGPSVHAYEQDQDLENIGHAVVNHNCHHSQNISSETSHPKMTTVIGQDETENVMIPSCSSSQLPKSSAEQMHVQDFLDLNDQAAKVEKVRWQLAGPLQSHYRPLENITYNGSGDVQIKQPYLSSGQHNSSVYLNNVILSQQQPQLATSAFPVDNPASVIEPFSNLQSNGQLGTAKDIGAVSYPFRHANSMKQSTGLHCLVNKRLAQSAPFPRLLQEQHQLIDQSDNGLYAQLHEDYYTDVSFPTKVNLPISEQHSYAAFDSMDHRYNWFPQGSQSHNNNDNLLGLQSGNCLPQALPSGSSTDGTLFSAISQYKQPSVHMGHGESSHSQLIEPRNQCGPPQNFLSRSQDTNPTFPDMYGFTQNMASGTSSQVAPVGSLDSSHWTNFIQQNPGMPSDFTNRPFRGPWTR, from the exons ATGTTGAG GTCATCTTCTCTTTGCTATGGTGATATTCATCCTGATGCACTACTTAACAAGGAGAAGCACATAAAAAAGGATGAGAAGGCATATCATGTTAACTTGCTTAACTACCATTCCAA CATGGTTGAAACCTTGAAGAATTGGAGGAAGAGATGGCTAAGTTGTGGTGATACAGAGAATTTGTTCAG GGATAACCCTGGTAATCAGATGCAAGGAGTTATGCAGCTGAAAGCTACTAAGAGTGGAATGCCCATGAAGGTTGCACAAAGAATTGATGTTTCAAAGTTTATGTCATACATCAAG GTCAGTAGAACACAGCTCAACCATATAAAGAGACTGAAGCAATCTGGGGATGGTATTCAGACCAAGCATGTTTCACGTGTAATTGGTGGCCTTGATAAATCCCATGTAAAACCATATGGAGCTTTATTAGAGGATGAACAGAGGAGACTGCACGAGCATTG GTTGAAAATGTCTTGCAATGATTTACCTGCTTCCTTTGAGGTTCTTAGGGCAAGGAAGGTGCGGATGGAGAAATCAAGAAAGTTATTAGGCCTTGAGCTTGAACAGAAGAATGTATCTGTCTTGAGAAAG GCAGACCAGTTAACAGACAAAATGAAAGGGCTAGGACAACCTGGTGCTAGTGAAAATGACGGTACCCCAGTTTTTCAAAATGACCAGGTAGAATGCTCACCTCAAAGTTTATTGCAAGGTGGGCATGATCAGAGCACTCTTCAAGATCAGGATGATGAGCAGTCTGTTTACCATATTCACTGTATGAATGTGGAAGATCATGATCTCATGGTTGTCAGGGGTATAGACATAACTAGTCAGAGTGAGCAAAACTCTGATGCGCCAGATCAAAATCGTAATGGTGTCAGCTGCGTAGATAAAGGCATTTACTGCTGTGCCAACAACCCTGATAAGCAGAGTGAAGTTCTCATGGACATCAAATTGTGTAAAGATGGACTGCTTGTTGACAATCCTGACTGCAAAAATATGCAACTAGAAGATCTTGATGGAGTTTCTTACAAAGGTCCATCAGTTCATGCTTATGAGCAAGATCAGGACCTGGAAAACATTGGCCATGCTGTTGTGAACCACAATTGTCACCATAGTCAAAATATTTCTTCAGAAACGAGTCATCCAAAGATGACCACTGTAATTGGCCAAGATGAGACTGAGAACGTTATGATACCATCGTGCAGTTCTTCACAACTACCTAAATCCTCTGCAGAACAAATGCATGTGCAAGACTTTCTGGATCTAAATGACCAAGCAGCAAAAGTTGAGAAAGTCAGATGGCAGTTGGCAGGCCCTCTTCAGTCCCATTATCGCCCTCTAGAGAATATAACGTATAATGGCTCAGGTGACGTGCAGATTAAACAGCCTTATCTCTCTTCAGGACAACATAATTCTTCAGTTTACTTGAATAATGTTATTTTAAGTCAGCAGCAACCTCAACTTGCCACATCTGCTTTTCCAGTGGACAATCCAGCATCAGTTATTGAACCTTTCTCAAATCTGCAGAGCAATGGTCAGCTCGGGACAGCAAAGGACATTGGAGCAGTCTCCTATCCCTTTCGGCATGCAAATAGCATGAAACAGTCAACTGGTTTGCATTGTTTGGTGAATAAACGTTTGGCTCAATCTGCTCCATTTCCCAGGTTGTTGCAGGAGCAGCATCAGTTAATCGATCAGAGTGACAATGGCCTCTATGCACAACTTCACGAGGATTACTACACGGATGTGAGTTTTCCAACTAAAGTAAACCTTCCAATCTCTGAACAACATTCTTATGCTGCTTTTGATTCGATGGATCATAGGTATAACTGGTTCCCCCAGGGCAGCCAGTCACATAATAATAATGATAATCTGTTGGGGTTGCAGTCGGGTAACTGCTTACCCCAGGCCTTACCTAGTGGAAGCAGCACCGATGGAACTCTGTTCAGCGCCATATCCCAGTACAAGCAGCCATCAGTACACATGGGACATggtgagtcaagccacagccaacTCATTGAGCCAAGGAATCAATGTGGTCCACCTCAGAATTTTCTTTCCAGGAGTCAAGACACAAACCCTACTTTTCCGGATATGTATGGCTTCACCCAGAATATGGCCAGTGGCACAAGCAGTCAGGTAGCACCTGTAGGGTCTCTGGATAGCTCACATTGGACAAACTTCATACAACAAAATCCTGGAATGCCGTCTGACTTTACAAACAGGCCATTCCGAGGGCCCTGGACCAGATAA